In Chryseobacterium oranimense, a single window of DNA contains:
- a CDS encoding SusD/RagB family nutrient-binding outer membrane lipoprotein, whose protein sequence is MKKYIITPILALLFIGCSTTDDVNMDEHAFYNTTQESLLTYAQKELSDYMNTPSVNENNFRLTMQYWTETIYVNESNYDFTNRTVSNNVWTDNYVNVLKNLDQAERIINAYTPTPSELTTWPGKKKNQLAIIDMMKVYTYQILVDTYGDIPYTQALNIDLYPLPKYDKAADIYSSLISKLETDLTNLSGSSKAFTENGDIYYGELNTVTGKKESNIDKWKAFGNSLLLKLGIALADVNPGLAQTTVSKAITGGVITSSLGNCQFQYLGASPNENPMFQETSSRDDFIAGKTLVDYMNASNDPRISAYYTDVNGNYIGQVIGTPGEFADFSNAGEFAYTKTTPGIILSYTEVSFYRAEAAARWGIGGSAAALYATAITSSFNDWGAGDATAYIAAHPYNAANWKKSIGEQAWVAMYNQAVTSWNFFRRLDYPQLVAPSTAIPNAEGKVPVRLQYPTAEATTNGSNYAAASAAIGGDKLTTKIFWDIN, encoded by the coding sequence ATGAAAAAATATATAATAACACCAATATTAGCTCTTTTGTTTATAGGATGTTCAACGACTGATGATGTCAACATGGATGAGCATGCATTTTATAATACTACTCAGGAGTCTTTACTTACTTACGCACAAAAAGAGCTTAGTGATTATATGAATACGCCTAGTGTAAATGAAAACAACTTTAGGCTGACTATGCAGTACTGGACAGAAACTATTTACGTAAATGAAAGTAATTATGATTTTACAAATAGAACTGTATCTAATAATGTTTGGACCGACAATTATGTAAACGTATTGAAAAACCTGGATCAGGCAGAAAGAATTATTAATGCTTATACGCCGACTCCTTCAGAACTGACTACATGGCCTGGTAAAAAGAAAAATCAGCTGGCGATCATTGATATGATGAAAGTCTATACCTATCAGATTTTAGTAGACACTTATGGTGATATACCATATACTCAGGCTCTGAATATAGATCTTTATCCACTTCCAAAATATGATAAGGCTGCTGATATTTATTCATCTTTGATTTCAAAATTAGAAACTGATTTAACTAATCTATCAGGCAGCTCCAAAGCATTTACTGAAAATGGTGATATTTATTATGGAGAGCTAAATACGGTTACTGGGAAAAAAGAATCAAATATTGATAAATGGAAAGCGTTTGGAAATTCATTGCTTTTAAAATTAGGAATTGCTTTAGCTGACGTTAATCCAGGATTAGCTCAAACAACAGTTAGCAAAGCTATAACTGGAGGAGTTATAACATCATCACTTGGAAACTGTCAATTTCAATATTTGGGAGCTTCTCCAAATGAAAACCCTATGTTCCAGGAAACGAGTTCAAGAGATGACTTCATCGCTGGAAAGACTTTAGTAGACTATATGAATGCCAGTAATGATCCAAGAATCAGTGCATACTACACAGATGTTAATGGAAATTATATCGGACAAGTTATTGGGACACCGGGAGAATTTGCAGACTTTTCAAATGCTGGAGAATTTGCATATACAAAAACTACTCCTGGAATTATTCTAAGTTACACTGAAGTATCTTTCTATCGTGCTGAAGCTGCTGCAAGATGGGGAATCGGAGGAAGTGCTGCTGCATTATATGCTACTGCAATTACTTCATCTTTTAATGATTGGGGGGCTGGTGATGCAACTGCATACATTGCAGCACATCCATATAATGCTGCAAACTGGAAGAAATCTATTGGCGAGCAGGCTTGGGTTGCGATGTATAACCAGGCTGTTACTTCTTGGAACTTCTTTAGAAGATTGGATTATCCTCAATTAGTAGCCCCTTCTACAGCAATTCCAAATGCAGAAGGAAAAGTTCCTGTAAGACTTCAATATCCTACTGCAGAAGCTACAACGAATGGTAGTAATTATGCTGCTGCGAGTGCTGCAATCGGTGGCGACAAGCTGACCACAAAAATATTCTGGGACATTAATTAA
- a CDS encoding SusC/RagA family TonB-linked outer membrane protein, translating to MKKLTTSLLVVVLTSSFAIAQAQEKNDTIKAKEIEGVVVTALGIKREKKSLGYASQEIKASALSDGTTNTGNIASQLSGKVAGLNVTTNNNFGGSSNLLIRGIKTLGGGNPLIVIDGSPVNNTYTQEKNIDYGNALSDINQEDIESINVLKGAAASALYGERGLNGVIVITTKNGKGKDDGSWGVTFSSSMQVGFIDKSTFPEYQTSYGAGYSQKFGTQASDGLNNANFNADASWGPKFDPNLMVYQWDSFDPSSPNYKKATPWVAAKNGPIKFFDNPTTFSNSVTLEKGQKGKNISFTYENMMSDGLIPNSHLNKNNFSLKINYDLTPKLHTSFYSTMTLQDTKGRGITGYSNNIATGFRQWWQTNVDVKDLENSYFANVDPAIASASNNYGNVVWNRKSAANGAPAYWNNPYFQAYQNYTSDNRFRSFTYAQATYDVINNISVTGKVSYDRSNLMAESRLAVGSLPQAFGQSNNSVTSGYARRDVLRTETNYDLMVNYKFDITDDINISGVVGGNIRRNYFNSVYASTEGGLVIAGIYALSNTKKAPLASDESQFTTQTNSGYVTASFDFFKKFYIDGTWRVDQSSTLPAGNNVYNYPSVTASVIMSEIFNTKSWMNFWKLRANYAEVGGTADPYQLANNYRSAGILSGVGIYNSILNQPNPDLKPQRSKEFEIGTEAHFLKDRITVDFAYYKTKTIDQIIPLPVSSGIGFTGKVINAGRIDNTGYEVQLGLVPIKSKDFTWNIDVNWSKNKNEVVSLYPGITNLLLNSFQGGVSLNARVGEAWGTLVGADYTYLNGEKVVDPKTGKYLQNPNQIIGNTTPDWIGGIRNSLTYKGFSLSFLIDMRKGGDIFSTDMYYGLSSGLYKETAVGDYRDKNVVLPGVLPDGTPNTISLSQFDNGSSMGYKTQPSREFVYDGSFIKLREASIGYMLPKSLLAGTKIYDAKISIVGRNLWIIHKNLPYADPEAVVGGGLNSYGWSIGSMPTTRDLGVNVTFKF from the coding sequence ATGAAGAAACTGACAACAAGTCTGCTTGTTGTGGTATTGACTTCATCTTTTGCTATTGCTCAAGCACAAGAGAAGAATGATACCATTAAAGCAAAAGAAATTGAAGGGGTGGTAGTAACTGCGCTTGGGATTAAGAGAGAAAAGAAATCTCTTGGTTACGCTTCCCAGGAAATTAAGGCAAGTGCACTCTCTGATGGTACAACAAACACAGGGAATATTGCATCGCAATTATCAGGAAAGGTAGCCGGTTTAAATGTTACAACAAATAATAACTTTGGAGGCTCATCAAACTTATTGATAAGAGGTATAAAAACTCTTGGAGGGGGAAATCCTTTAATTGTGATTGATGGATCTCCGGTAAACAATACGTATACCCAGGAGAAAAATATTGATTATGGTAATGCTTTATCTGATATCAATCAGGAAGATATTGAATCTATCAACGTTTTAAAAGGTGCTGCGGCATCTGCTCTTTATGGAGAGAGAGGTCTAAATGGAGTAATTGTAATAACAACAAAGAATGGTAAAGGGAAAGATGATGGATCTTGGGGAGTTACATTTTCTTCTTCAATGCAGGTTGGTTTTATTGATAAATCAACGTTTCCTGAATATCAAACAAGTTATGGTGCCGGGTATTCTCAAAAATTTGGAACGCAGGCTAGTGATGGTTTAAATAACGCAAACTTCAATGCGGATGCATCTTGGGGACCAAAATTCGATCCTAATTTGATGGTTTATCAATGGGACTCTTTTGACCCTTCTTCACCTAACTACAAAAAAGCTACACCATGGGTAGCTGCTAAAAACGGCCCGATTAAATTTTTTGATAATCCGACTACATTCAGTAATAGTGTAACCCTGGAAAAGGGACAAAAAGGGAAAAATATTAGTTTTACCTATGAAAATATGATGTCAGATGGGTTGATTCCTAACTCACATCTCAATAAGAATAATTTCTCTTTAAAGATTAATTATGACTTGACACCCAAATTACATACTTCCTTTTACTCTACAATGACTTTGCAGGATACCAAAGGACGTGGGATTACTGGGTATTCCAATAATATAGCCACCGGTTTCAGACAATGGTGGCAAACCAATGTAGATGTTAAGGATCTTGAGAATTCATATTTTGCGAATGTTGATCCTGCTATTGCCAGCGCATCGAACAATTATGGTAACGTCGTGTGGAATAGAAAATCAGCAGCTAATGGAGCACCGGCATACTGGAATAACCCATATTTTCAAGCTTACCAAAACTATACCTCAGATAATAGATTCAGAAGTTTTACTTATGCACAAGCAACCTATGATGTTATAAATAATATTTCTGTTACTGGAAAAGTTTCTTATGACAGATCAAATCTTATGGCAGAAAGTAGATTGGCTGTAGGATCTCTGCCACAAGCTTTCGGACAATCAAATAATTCAGTTACTTCCGGCTATGCAAGACGTGATGTATTGAGGACCGAAACGAATTACGACTTAATGGTAAATTATAAATTTGACATTACGGATGATATTAATATCTCTGGAGTAGTTGGAGGGAATATCCGTAGAAACTATTTCAATTCTGTTTATGCTTCTACAGAAGGAGGTTTGGTAATTGCAGGAATTTATGCATTGTCAAACACTAAAAAAGCACCTTTAGCATCAGATGAGAGTCAGTTCACAACACAAACAAACTCGGGATATGTTACTGCTTCATTTGATTTCTTTAAGAAATTCTATATAGATGGAACATGGAGGGTAGACCAAAGTTCAACATTGCCGGCGGGAAATAATGTATATAATTACCCTTCCGTAACAGCTTCAGTTATTATGTCCGAAATTTTTAACACTAAAAGTTGGATGAATTTTTGGAAATTAAGAGCGAACTATGCAGAAGTTGGTGGAACTGCGGATCCTTATCAGCTTGCTAATAACTATAGATCAGCAGGGATTTTATCAGGGGTAGGAATATATAATTCAATTTTAAATCAGCCTAATCCCGATCTAAAACCACAAAGATCCAAAGAATTTGAAATAGGAACTGAAGCTCATTTCTTAAAAGACAGAATAACAGTTGATTTTGCTTATTACAAAACTAAAACAATAGATCAGATTATTCCTCTCCCGGTTTCTTCAGGAATCGGATTTACGGGTAAAGTAATCAATGCGGGACGAATTGATAATACAGGTTATGAAGTACAGTTAGGGCTGGTTCCTATAAAATCAAAAGATTTTACATGGAATATTGATGTCAACTGGTCTAAAAACAAAAATGAAGTAGTAAGTCTGTATCCGGGAATCACCAATCTTTTATTAAATAGTTTTCAAGGAGGAGTTTCTTTAAATGCAAGAGTAGGAGAAGCTTGGGGAACATTGGTTGGGGCTGACTATACCTATTTAAATGGTGAAAAAGTAGTTGATCCAAAAACCGGAAAGTATTTGCAAAATCCTAATCAGATTATTGGTAACACTACTCCAGATTGGATTGGAGGGATAAGAAATAGTCTTACTTATAAAGGATTCTCTTTAAGCTTCTTAATTGATATGCGCAAAGGAGGAGATATATTCTCAACTGATATGTATTATGGATTATCTTCAGGTTTATATAAAGAAACAGCTGTTGGAGATTACAGAGACAAAAACGTTGTACTTCCGGGAGTTCTTCCGGATGGAACTCCTAATACTATTTCTTTGTCTCAGTTTGATAATGGAAGTTCTATGGGATATAAAACACAGCCGTCTCGTGAATTCGTTTATGATGGTTCCTTTATTAAGTTAAGAGAGGCAAGTATTGGATATATGCTTCCTAAATCTTTATTGGCTGGAACCAAAATTTATGATGCTAAAATTTCGATTGTAGGTAGAAATTTATGGATTATTCATAAAAATTTGCCATATGCTGATCCTGAGGCTGTTGTAGGAGGAGGGCTTAATTCTTATGGATGGTCTATCGGTTCAATGCCTACGACAAGAGATCTTGGAGTCAATGTAACATTTAAATTCTAA
- a CDS encoding SusD/RagB family nutrient-binding outer membrane lipoprotein, with translation MKNIIKISLISACIGIGLSSCQSDLTSLNDDPKHPSILPSENLLATAMYQSSYYMDNPSVNFNNYRFFTQQMSETQYPDETQYNLVTRNQPRNHFNRMYVYSINNLKQAKKNLVNEVETDDVRINKLATLEIEEIFIWENIVDTYGDVPYSESFKPDEILTPKYDDAKTIYLDLIKRIDAVTATIKPSATGYSDLVYGGNMTKWKKFANSIKLRLGINLADVDPALSKTTVESAIAAGVISSDSEAYKFSYDGNTFSSPVYDNLVASGRNDFLPSELTINTMKALSDPRMDIWFTKVGGVYKGGVFGELNDPYTNFSQLGPYFRSATTPSNLLSYAEVSFIKAEAAARGYTVGDTAANLYGTAVTASMNENGVSSANATAYLLANPYNAANWKQSIGVQAWIALFNRGFASWNFTRRLDSPTLVNPPKSNLSSVPYRMPYSDQEYVLNGTNVSAAASKIGGDKATTKLFWDKF, from the coding sequence ATGAAAAATATTATAAAAATAAGTTTGATATCTGCATGCATTGGGATAGGATTGAGTTCGTGCCAGAGTGATTTAACTTCTCTGAATGATGATCCCAAGCATCCTTCAATACTTCCTTCCGAAAATTTATTGGCAACGGCTATGTATCAGTCGTCATATTATATGGATAACCCAAGTGTGAACTTTAATAACTACAGGTTTTTCACACAACAAATGTCGGAAACGCAATATCCTGATGAAACGCAGTATAATCTTGTTACCCGTAATCAGCCCCGTAATCATTTTAACAGAATGTATGTTTACAGTATTAACAATCTGAAACAGGCAAAAAAGAATCTGGTTAATGAAGTAGAGACGGATGACGTACGTATCAACAAGTTGGCAACCTTAGAAATTGAAGAAATTTTTATCTGGGAAAATATTGTGGATACTTATGGCGATGTTCCTTATTCTGAAAGTTTTAAGCCAGATGAGATTTTAACACCAAAATATGATGATGCTAAAACTATTTATCTGGATTTAATTAAGAGAATTGATGCTGTTACCGCTACTATAAAGCCGTCTGCTACCGGTTATAGTGATTTGGTTTATGGAGGGAATATGACAAAATGGAAAAAATTTGCCAACTCTATTAAATTAAGATTAGGGATCAATTTAGCAGATGTTGATCCTGCATTATCGAAAACTACCGTTGAATCAGCAATCGCAGCAGGAGTGATCTCTTCTGATTCTGAAGCCTACAAATTTAGCTATGATGGGAATACCTTTTCAAGCCCTGTTTATGATAATTTAGTAGCTTCCGGTAGAAATGACTTTTTACCTAGTGAGCTAACTATTAATACCATGAAAGCTCTTTCCGATCCAAGAATGGATATATGGTTTACAAAAGTTGGAGGAGTTTATAAAGGAGGAGTTTTCGGAGAATTAAATGATCCTTATACTAATTTTTCACAATTAGGCCCTTATTTCAGATCTGCAACCACTCCATCAAATTTATTAAGTTATGCAGAAGTTTCCTTTATTAAAGCTGAGGCAGCAGCCAGAGGTTATACGGTTGGGGATACTGCAGCAAATCTTTACGGAACTGCAGTGACAGCATCAATGAATGAAAATGGAGTAAGTTCAGCCAATGCAACAGCTTATTTGCTGGCTAATCCTTATAACGCAGCTAATTGGAAGCAGTCTATTGGAGTGCAGGCCTGGATTGCGTTGTTCAACAGAGGATTTGCAAGCTGGAATTTCACAAGACGTTTGGATAGCCCAACACTTGTTAATCCTCCTAAATCTAATTTGTCATCCGTACCTTACAGAATGCCATACTCTGATCAGGAGTATGTGTTAAACGGGACAAATGTTAGTGCTGCAGCTAGTAAAATTGGCGGTGATAAAGCAACTACAAAATTATTCTGGGATAAATTTTAA